From a single Dehalococcoidia bacterium genomic region:
- a CDS encoding SDR family oxidoreductase, which produces MADGRLAGKAAIVTGGASGIGRAVAQRFVAEGARVLAVDVNGAGLEETIGMVKAAGGTLHGAVADVSRGDDARGVVAQAMQDFGAVHLLANMHGVSEFSDTNILGVSEEVFTRTWEVNVKALFLLCKAALPELERSGGGAIVNMSSGAALGGGGGTAYTASKGGVNALTRAVAYQFAAKNIRCNAICPGPIDTPMMHRSFEKLGMTNLPIAPGRVPRIGRPEEVAALVTFLCSDEAAFITAATYTIDGGATGH; this is translated from the coding sequence ATGGCTGACGGACGGCTGGCCGGCAAGGCGGCGATCGTGACGGGCGGCGCCTCGGGCATCGGCCGGGCTGTGGCGCAGCGCTTCGTCGCCGAAGGCGCCCGTGTGCTGGCCGTCGATGTCAACGGCGCGGGGCTGGAGGAGACGATCGGCATGGTCAAAGCCGCCGGCGGCACGCTGCACGGCGCCGTGGCCGACGTCTCTCGCGGGGACGATGCCCGCGGCGTCGTGGCGCAGGCGATGCAGGATTTCGGCGCGGTGCACCTGCTCGCCAACATGCACGGCGTCTCCGAGTTCTCCGACACGAACATCCTCGGCGTCTCGGAAGAGGTCTTCACCCGCACCTGGGAGGTGAACGTCAAGGCGCTCTTCCTGCTCTGCAAGGCGGCGTTGCCCGAGCTGGAGCGGAGCGGCGGCGGCGCGATCGTGAACATGTCCTCCGGCGCGGCGCTGGGCGGCGGCGGCGGCACGGCCTACACGGCGAGTAAGGGCGGCGTCAACGCGCTGACCCGCGCGGTCGCCTACCAGTTCGCGGCGAAGAACATCCGCTGCAACGCCATCTGCCCCGGCCCGATCGACACGCCGATGATGCACCGCAGCTTCGAGAAGCTGGGCATGACCAACCTGCCGATCGCACCCGGTCGCGTGCCGCGCATCGGCCGGCCCGAGGAGGTCGCCGCGCTCGTGACCTTTCTGTGCTCCGACGAAGCCGCCTTC
- a CDS encoding alpha/beta hydrolase: MATLTSVSLANAAFTIRVWSEGAGRALLYLHGFEGHPGDAPFLQRLAQGRRVIAPEAPGFGASADIEQIDDVLDLALFYRQLIEALGLGEVDLIGHSLGGMFAAEIAAICPQHVRRLVLVSPFGLWLEEAEIPDFLAMSAGQLARAAWHDPESVAAQTTLGGGTNGASPVATAVQRASNLSAAGKFLWPIPDRGLHKRLPLIAAPALVVRGASDKLIPAPYGKAFAGLIPHARLVTIADAGHTPQAEQPDAFLSVVEPFLAG, from the coding sequence ATGGCGACGCTCACGTCCGTTTCCCTGGCAAACGCGGCCTTCACCATCCGCGTCTGGAGCGAAGGCGCCGGCCGCGCGCTGCTGTACCTGCACGGCTTTGAGGGTCACCCCGGCGACGCGCCCTTCCTGCAACGGCTGGCGCAGGGCCGGCGGGTGATCGCGCCCGAGGCGCCGGGCTTCGGCGCATCGGCCGACATCGAGCAGATCGACGACGTGCTCGACCTGGCGCTGTTCTATCGCCAGCTGATCGAAGCGCTGGGGCTTGGCGAGGTCGATCTGATCGGGCACTCGCTCGGCGGCATGTTCGCCGCCGAGATCGCGGCGATCTGCCCGCAGCACGTGCGGCGGCTCGTGCTGGTTTCGCCCTTCGGCCTCTGGCTGGAAGAGGCCGAGATCCCGGACTTCCTGGCGATGAGCGCCGGCCAGCTCGCCCGCGCCGCCTGGCACGACCCGGAGTCGGTGGCGGCGCAGACTACGCTCGGAGGCGGCACAAACGGCGCCTCGCCCGTGGCCACCGCGGTGCAGCGCGCCAGCAACCTCTCGGCCGCCGGCAAGTTCCTCTGGCCGATCCCCGACCGCGGCCTGCACAAGCGGCTGCCGCTGATCGCCGCGCCGGCGCTGGTGGTGCGCGGCGCCTCGGACAAGCTGATCCCGGCGCCGTACGGCAAGGCCTTCGCGGGGCTGATCCCGCATGCCCGCCTGGTGACGATTGCCGACGCCGGCCACACGCCCCAGGCCGAGCAGCCCGACGCCTTCCTCAGCGTCGTCGAGCCGTTTCTGGCGGGCTGA